The genomic stretch GCTCATTCGGGTCCCGTTCTTTCACACGCTCGATCGTGTCGACCTTGCTCGGCTGGCCGGAGCCCTCGAAGAGGTCCGGCTGCCGGCGGGCACGCAGATCTTCTCCGAAGGCGCCGAGGCCGATGCCATGTACCTGCTCGCCGGCGGTCGTGTGGAGGTCACGCTGGGTGCCGGGGAAGGCGAGAAACAGGTGGCTGTCCTGGAGGCCCCGTCGTACTTCGGTGAGCTCGGCCTGCTCCTCGCGCGCCGAACCGGTTCCGTCCGGACATCGACAGATATTCTCGCTTGGAAGCTTCCGCGCGAGCGATTTGACCAGCTTGCCCAGGAACGAACCGCTATTGCGCTCGCGGTGGCAAAGTCCCTCGCGCTGCTGCTTGATCAGCGGTCACGCGAGCGCGTCGGGGCGCCTGTCGCAGAACCGCCGGTAGTGCCGGTTGACGCCCCAGAAGCTGGGCCCCGATCACGGCGGCGGGTTCCCGGAGCCGTGATCGCGCTCGGGCTCCCGTTCGTGCTGTGGTGGACCGCGCCCCCCACCGGCATGAGCGTCCAGGGGTGGCACGTGAGCCTCACGGTCATCGGGGCGGCCCTGGCCTGGCTGTTCGAGCCCGTGCCCGATTTCGTCACGGCGCTGGCCATGACGACGGCATGGGGATTGTTGGGACTCGCCCCGCTCTCGCTTGCGTTCGCAGGCTTTTCGAGTTCGTCCTGGTTCATCGCGCTGGCGGCGATGGGGATCGGTGCGGCCATGTCCCGGTCGGGTCTGTTCTTTCGCCTCGTGCTGTTTTTTCTCAGGATCCTGCCGACCACATACGCCGCCTACGTGCTTGGGCTGCTCGCGGGCGGCGTCACCGTCACCCCCCTCGTCCCAGTCCCGTTTATTCGCGTGGCCACGATGACGCCGCTGGTGCACGAGCTCGCGCAAGCCCTCGGCTACCCCGCCAGGAGCCGGGCGCGCGCGGGCCTGGCGGCCGCCGGTTTCATCGGATTTGGCTTCTTCGGGATGGCGTTTCTCACCGGTCGCGTAGAGAACTTCTTCCTGATCGGTCTCTTGGGGCATCCCGATGACACGCGCTTCAGCTGGATCCCGTGGCTGGTCGACGCGGCCCCTGTAGGGGGAGTCATGCTGGTCGGGGCGGCGGTGATGTTGTTGACACGATACAAGTCTGCGCTGACACCACGAGTGACCCTCGACGTCCTGCAGCTCCAGCTGCGCCTCCTGGGCCCCCTCTCACAACGCGAGATGATCACCCTCGCCGCGCTGGCCGTGCTGCTTGCCGGTTTGTTCGTGGAACAGCGTCTCCACGTGGATGTCGCGTGGATTTCCTTAGCCGCGTTTATCATCGCGCTTGCAGGAGGGGTGATCGACCGAGCGAGCTTTCGGGGATCGATTGAGTGGGGATTCCTGATCCTCTTTGCCGTGCTGCTGAGCACGGGAGGAGTGCTGCGCAGCGCCGGCGTTGACCAATGGATCGCCGCGGCCCTGGTGCCGCTCGCCCGAACGGTCGGCAA from bacterium encodes the following:
- a CDS encoding SLC13 family permease — protein: MPAGTQIFSEGAEADAMYLLAGGRVEVTLGAGEGEKQVAVLEAPSYFGELGLLLARRTGSVRTSTDILAWKLPRERFDQLAQERTAIALAVAKSLALLLDQRSRERVGAPVAEPPVVPVDAPEAGPRSRRRVPGAVIALGLPFVLWWTAPPTGMSVQGWHVSLTVIGAALAWLFEPVPDFVTALAMTTAWGLLGLAPLSLAFAGFSSSSWFIALAAMGIGAAMSRSGLFFRLVLFFLRILPTTYAAYVLGLLAGGVTVTPLVPVPFIRVATMTPLVHELAQALGYPARSRARAGLAAAGFIGFGFFGMAFLTGRVENFFLIGLLGHPDDTRFSWIPWLVDAAPVGGVMLVGAAVMLLTRYKSALTPRVTLDVLQLQLRLLGPLSQREMITLAALAVLLAGLFVEQRLHVDVAWISLAAFIIALAGGVIDRASFRGSIEWGFLILFAVLLSTGGVLRSAGVDQWIAAALVPLARTVGNPGALVVLLGVLVSASRVVLPGTPAILLFNLALVPVASHVGLSPWVVGFVIIAAGTPWVHASQSAFLRLTEEMTKGEMITQHEGTVVGVFMTLITLVAIALSVPYWRALGLISP